In Fibrobacter sp. UWEL, the following proteins share a genomic window:
- a CDS encoding FISUMP domain-containing protein, protein MWSARIPLIYVASLLAMFFLACEDSTSASGVRDSKSVVDTVYVVDTIYKNGDSVVVTKKDTVILKADTVVVRDTVLKIERDTIHDTLDAQGNVIPSCGDVDFDSTKQFCYQGKAYPLCKGKTYNTDSVVCVNDIEVVGCGGTVFDSTKSICYKNKPHERYVQLGNRRYEYFVDERDDQYYRSVRIGNQVWMAQNLNYKVDSSWCAGGHVASSTENTLGDCEKYGRYYRWAGAMNIPNEYNYIRTTAVVDTTKDYQGACPNGWHVPNHKEWYALEDYIYTVVDPDSAYSLDVHLKSDSLWADGYEEVDGEKVMVPKGRNTVGFNALPVGWHYISVRNDGVIVGSLFLDFTHDTRFWSVNETGESNAFVYAADHDYNRKTLKYYSSVASVKHGGWSLRCIKNAQ, encoded by the coding sequence ATGTGGTCTGCTCGAATTCCTCTTATTTACGTGGCTTCCCTGCTAGCCATGTTCTTTTTAGCCTGCGAAGATTCCACCAGCGCGTCCGGCGTCCGGGATTCTAAAAGTGTTGTAGATACGGTTTATGTCGTCGACACCATCTATAAAAATGGCGATTCCGTTGTGGTGACCAAGAAGGATACGGTGATTCTCAAAGCCGACACGGTCGTGGTCCGTGACACTGTTCTGAAAATTGAACGAGATACGATTCACGATACTCTCGATGCCCAGGGTAATGTGATTCCTTCTTGTGGTGATGTGGACTTTGATAGTACGAAACAGTTCTGTTACCAGGGAAAGGCTTACCCCTTGTGCAAGGGTAAAACCTATAACACCGACAGCGTGGTCTGCGTAAACGACATCGAAGTCGTGGGCTGTGGCGGAACGGTTTTTGATTCTACCAAGAGCATCTGTTATAAGAATAAACCGCATGAACGATACGTTCAGCTAGGCAATCGTCGATACGAATACTTTGTAGATGAACGTGATGATCAGTATTATCGCAGTGTAAGGATTGGCAATCAGGTATGGATGGCCCAGAACTTGAATTACAAGGTGGACAGCAGCTGGTGTGCCGGCGGTCATGTGGCTTCCTCTACGGAGAATACCTTGGGTGATTGCGAAAAGTACGGCCGTTATTATCGGTGGGCCGGAGCCATGAACATTCCAAACGAGTACAACTATATTAGAACCACCGCTGTCGTGGATACCACCAAGGATTACCAGGGCGCATGTCCCAATGGCTGGCATGTTCCCAATCATAAGGAGTGGTATGCCCTAGAAGATTATATCTACACGGTGGTGGATCCTGATTCCGCCTACTCCCTGGATGTGCATCTGAAGTCCGATAGTCTGTGGGCTGATGGATATGAGGAAGTTGATGGCGAAAAGGTGATGGTGCCCAAGGGCAGGAATACGGTTGGATTCAACGCCCTTCCTGTGGGCTGGCATTACATAAGCGTGAGAAATGATGGCGTTATCGTAGGTTCGCTCTTCTTGGACTTTACCCATGATACCCGATTCTGGAGCGTCAATGAGACTGGTGAAAGTAACGCCTTTGTGTATGCGGCGGATCATGATTATAATCGTAAAACTCTTAAGTATTACTCGAGCGTCGCTTCCGTAAAGCATGGTGGCTGGTCCCTTCGCTGCATCAAGAATGCTCAATAA
- a CDS encoding exodeoxyribonuclease V subunit gamma gives MLHLKFALNLESLADHLMATVKAAWKNPFVAPIIVFPDPKMEQWFRLRWVQKQGTLANFNSMMIDRFLMEILVGDDITKQKLNSDVLQSVILAYLYETDENAQPNYKSLGDEVVRYLEVDGKLDENHIFDLSLRMASMFLEYETSRPAGFVLTRGGKCDENGKALGILDCWKQGDLKDFFDGSPREEWQRKLYSKIFHQDGKKPSLLTRAFDAMNARKNAGMEGPVNVNYLTIPFLYKTCEKFHCESFTDGDNVLPVFIFGLSGMGQFYRVILQKFAEEHDIYAFIQNPCMDFWEDVAAPGKYHHWEKSGNRWTSGGNDLPEDLKKRLHVSVSDASPDELENSAQVEEGVDSENENALLCNWGRSGRDNIKLWCQAANYDFEFEDGLGTSGENCADENSAGLLKQVQSMIAQRKNSSQDLLEYFEADAGKSRGGFAEDATFSLTSAPTREREIQVLHSRICKLLSERDADGKPVNRISDIMVFSPDLDSYRTAIYQAFDQTSKDGLHIPFSIVDSPARASLTANALAVLCGLLDPEIQTINRPAFFSLMRNPVVQHTRGITDEDVEAWEGWIENIHMYRDRNEKQGDWKNGLRRLLLSKFTDEDFPNGSMQCEELRPYSDIASSNNKSLCKFADTIDELDQWIDFAKTHKAVTPELMDEVIDKLSNWISMPFAPDGFAGETIVYKQISTGFEILKHQFDAGRKEISWPCIIQTLNCAAESTEYSCGNLFVNGVTFAKFIPNRIIPVKHVFFIGASSGAFPGNNPKSTLDLRNNVVAWPGDDTPVAKKRYAFLCQLMSTSSSFHLSYVNKNIAKDEDLYASSIISDIRNFLKNAIKKSAKEKYGDGAETWIEENKNAIKNIWPETETPLDEKRPYSELFTPKEWRNRATYDGMVNPADNAEEARKRTRFHWQWEDLGDKNTIKNPERVSFREIQKFLEDPFQFRITRMLDTNEREDDVDPESEYFEPVDFNNLGNSVLVNAMVTAAVTGNKDDKDKLVHDLKLNGELPDNKYGNKLLDSCEHKCNRVIGQMESTEGDAPAKASDSWSNKEKLELVILQNINGQDIRWVLSGTLPWCNADRNHLVSITSTKPKSPTKTPNFKQSKYLNTYVAALALIAQKKSDAEETIKISIYSSDLEAVKPAEASVSMSSSEAVELLKEIYSTAFVEQYSKAAPADLLGNEYSNFGDYAKDLSDVWKFFGKRNMFDKRKDVGFTPLETFPSEWNEAREHQQSLIKLNVVC, from the coding sequence ATGCTTCACTTAAAGTTCGCTCTGAATCTTGAAAGCCTTGCCGATCACTTGATGGCAACCGTTAAAGCCGCATGGAAAAATCCCTTTGTGGCCCCCATCATTGTCTTTCCTGACCCTAAAATGGAACAATGGTTCCGCCTGCGCTGGGTTCAAAAGCAGGGAACTTTAGCCAACTTTAATTCCATGATGATCGACCGATTCCTCATGGAAATTCTAGTCGGTGACGATATTACCAAGCAGAAGCTGAACAGCGATGTGCTGCAGAGCGTGATTCTCGCCTACCTTTACGAAACGGACGAAAATGCCCAGCCCAATTACAAGAGCCTGGGTGATGAAGTGGTCCGCTATTTGGAAGTGGATGGCAAACTAGACGAAAACCACATTTTCGATTTATCATTGAGAATGGCCTCCATGTTCCTGGAATACGAGACTTCCAGGCCTGCTGGGTTTGTACTGACTCGCGGAGGCAAGTGCGACGAAAACGGTAAGGCTCTAGGCATTCTGGATTGCTGGAAGCAGGGTGATCTAAAGGACTTCTTTGATGGCAGTCCTCGTGAAGAGTGGCAGCGAAAGCTCTATTCCAAGATTTTCCATCAGGATGGGAAAAAGCCCTCCTTGCTGACCCGCGCCTTTGACGCCATGAACGCCCGCAAGAATGCCGGCATGGAAGGCCCTGTAAATGTCAATTACTTGACCATTCCCTTCCTGTACAAGACCTGCGAAAAATTCCACTGCGAAAGTTTTACGGACGGCGATAACGTTCTCCCTGTATTTATTTTCGGTCTGAGCGGTATGGGTCAGTTCTATCGCGTGATCCTGCAAAAGTTTGCAGAAGAACATGACATTTACGCCTTCATCCAGAACCCCTGTATGGACTTCTGGGAAGACGTGGCGGCACCAGGCAAATACCACCATTGGGAAAAATCCGGCAACCGCTGGACCAGTGGCGGTAACGACCTGCCCGAAGATCTAAAGAAACGTCTTCACGTTTCTGTTTCCGACGCGTCTCCGGATGAATTGGAAAACAGCGCTCAAGTGGAAGAAGGCGTAGATTCCGAGAATGAAAACGCATTGCTCTGCAATTGGGGACGTTCCGGTCGCGACAATATTAAACTGTGGTGTCAAGCAGCCAATTACGATTTTGAATTTGAAGACGGATTGGGGACATCTGGCGAGAACTGCGCCGACGAAAACAGCGCCGGTCTTTTGAAACAAGTACAGTCCATGATTGCCCAGCGTAAAAACAGCAGTCAGGATTTGCTGGAGTATTTCGAGGCTGACGCAGGCAAGAGCCGCGGTGGGTTCGCCGAGGACGCAACATTCTCCTTGACCTCCGCGCCCACCCGCGAAAGAGAAATCCAGGTGTTGCATTCCCGCATTTGCAAGTTGCTGAGTGAACGAGATGCCGACGGGAAGCCCGTCAACCGCATTAGCGATATTATGGTGTTCTCTCCTGATTTGGACAGTTACCGCACCGCCATCTACCAGGCGTTCGACCAGACGTCAAAAGATGGTCTCCATATTCCCTTCTCCATCGTAGACTCCCCTGCCCGCGCCTCCTTGACAGCAAATGCATTGGCGGTTCTCTGCGGTCTCTTGGATCCGGAAATTCAGACCATCAACAGGCCCGCATTCTTTAGCCTGATGAGAAATCCCGTGGTGCAGCACACCCGCGGTATTACCGACGAAGATGTGGAAGCTTGGGAAGGCTGGATCGAAAACATCCACATGTATCGCGACCGCAATGAAAAGCAGGGCGACTGGAAGAATGGTCTTCGCAGACTTTTGCTGTCCAAATTTACGGATGAGGACTTCCCCAACGGTTCTATGCAATGCGAGGAACTTCGTCCCTACTCCGATATCGCCAGCAGCAACAACAAGAGTCTCTGCAAGTTCGCTGATACCATTGACGAACTGGACCAGTGGATTGATTTCGCAAAGACTCACAAGGCCGTGACGCCGGAATTGATGGACGAAGTCATCGATAAGCTTTCCAACTGGATTTCCATGCCGTTCGCTCCCGACGGATTCGCTGGCGAAACCATCGTCTACAAGCAGATCAGTACCGGCTTTGAAATTCTGAAGCATCAGTTTGACGCAGGCCGTAAGGAAATTTCCTGGCCCTGCATTATCCAGACTTTGAACTGCGCCGCCGAAAGTACGGAATACAGCTGCGGGAACCTTTTTGTGAACGGCGTTACTTTTGCGAAGTTCATTCCCAACCGCATTATCCCAGTAAAGCATGTTTTCTTTATCGGTGCAAGTTCTGGCGCATTCCCGGGGAACAATCCCAAGAGCACCTTGGACCTTCGCAACAATGTGGTGGCCTGGCCCGGCGATGACACACCCGTAGCCAAGAAGCGTTATGCGTTCCTGTGCCAGCTGATGAGTACTTCCAGTAGTTTCCACCTAAGCTACGTGAACAAGAACATCGCTAAGGACGAAGACCTGTACGCCTCTTCCATCATTAGCGACATCCGAAATTTCTTGAAGAACGCCATTAAGAAATCCGCCAAGGAGAAATATGGCGACGGAGCCGAAACTTGGATTGAAGAAAACAAGAACGCCATCAAGAATATTTGGCCCGAAACAGAAACTCCCCTGGATGAAAAGCGACCCTACAGCGAACTGTTCACTCCCAAGGAATGGCGTAACCGCGCTACTTACGACGGCATGGTGAATCCCGCCGACAATGCAGAAGAAGCCCGTAAGCGCACCCGTTTCCACTGGCAATGGGAAGACCTGGGTGATAAAAATACCATCAAGAATCCAGAACGCGTAAGTTTCCGAGAAATCCAGAAGTTCCTGGAAGATCCCTTCCAGTTCCGCATTACAAGAATGCTGGACACTAACGAACGTGAAGACGATGTGGATCCAGAATCAGAATACTTCGAACCTGTGGATTTTAACAACCTGGGCAACAGCGTGCTAGTCAACGCCATGGTAACCGCAGCCGTTACAGGCAACAAGGACGACAAGGACAAACTGGTCCACGACCTGAAACTGAACGGCGAACTGCCTGACAACAAGTACGGAAACAAACTTCTGGATAGTTGTGAACACAAGTGTAATCGGGTTATTGGCCAGATGGAATCTACAGAAGGAGACGCTCCCGCCAAGGCGTCTGATTCCTGGAGTAATAAAGAAAAACTGGAGCTTGTCATCCTGCAGAATATCAATGGTCAGGATATCCGTTGGGTACTTTCGGGAACTCTTCCCTGGTGCAACGCAGATCGAAACCATCTTGTGTCCATCACGTCCACCAAGCCCAAGTCTCCCACCAAGACGCCCAACTTCAAACAGAGCAAGTATTTGAACACTTACGTAGCGGCCCTTGCCCTCATCGCACAAAAGAAGAGCGATGCGGAGGAAACCATCAAGATTTCTATTTACAGTTCCGATCTGGAAGCAGTGAAACCTGCAGAAGCAAGTGTTTCCATGTCTTCCTCCGAGGCAGTGGAGTTGCTGAAGGAAATCTACAGCACCGCATTTGTGGAACAGTATTCCAAGGCAGCCCCCGCAGATTTGCTAGGCAACGAATACAGTAACTTTGGTGACTACGCCAAGGATCTTTCTGACGTCTGGAAATTCTTCGGAAAGCGCAACATGTTCGACAAGCGAAAAGACGTGGGCTTCACTCCCCTAGAAACCTTCCCCAGCGAATGGAATGAAGCCAGGGAACATCAGCAATCACTCATCAAGTTGAACGTGGTTTGCTAA